In a genomic window of Virgibacillus sp. SK37:
- a CDS encoding helix-turn-helix domain-containing protein, with protein MGILIELGSYIKLQRTKQEMTQGELAHGIVSLSYLSKIENLKTEASPEIIQALCTRLGIQIDNSLESTIQEKCKEWYGMLFEVNDKEEIISKYKEIQSLMDSNLTESLLLFEIHKIRYYLILGEFDKALNKINELNEISGTFDNLHLYYWYKFRGNYNSVTADYNPALHMYRLAEDKLNRIELEGQEIADIEYAISVTHSKLRNTLEAIDYAKKALDTFMKHYNFVRCAQCHNILGISYRRIKMYDKAIKNFNLALHLGKLNNNKQLIQLTNQNLGHLYSTKGEAKEAIKYFQEVINDEEVHLVERVAAVASLVREYYNVYNFEETKKAIKYGFELLDQFKNIQQYKIFDYVLHTYDYLLREEHTKFENLVIKEFIPFLEKNKDFANVIIYADLLAKHFEKQYKYKDATKYYKVANFAYEQITNI; from the coding sequence GTGGGTATATTGATAGAGTTAGGGTCCTATATTAAGCTGCAACGTACGAAGCAAGAAATGACTCAAGGAGAATTAGCACACGGAATTGTTTCCTTATCCTATTTATCAAAAATTGAAAATCTCAAAACAGAAGCAAGCCCAGAGATCATTCAAGCATTATGCACCCGCCTCGGTATCCAAATCGATAATTCACTTGAATCTACCATCCAGGAGAAATGCAAAGAATGGTACGGGATGCTATTTGAAGTGAATGATAAAGAAGAGATTATTTCCAAGTATAAAGAAATTCAGAGTTTAATGGATTCAAACTTGACGGAAAGCTTACTGTTATTTGAGATACATAAAATTAGATACTACCTAATTCTGGGTGAATTTGATAAAGCATTAAATAAAATCAATGAGTTAAACGAGATCTCCGGAACCTTCGATAATTTACATCTGTATTATTGGTATAAGTTTAGAGGGAATTATAATTCAGTAACAGCTGATTACAACCCGGCGCTGCATATGTATAGACTTGCTGAAGATAAACTTAATCGTATCGAGTTAGAAGGCCAAGAAATAGCTGATATTGAATATGCTATATCTGTTACACATAGTAAATTAAGAAATACCTTGGAAGCAATTGATTATGCTAAAAAGGCATTAGACACTTTCATGAAACACTACAATTTTGTTAGATGTGCTCAGTGTCACAACATCTTAGGTATTTCTTATAGAAGAATAAAAATGTATGATAAAGCAATAAAAAATTTTAATTTAGCTTTACATTTAGGAAAGTTAAATAATAATAAACAGTTAATACAGCTTACAAACCAAAACCTTGGCCACTTATACTCCACTAAAGGTGAGGCTAAAGAAGCAATTAAGTATTTCCAAGAAGTTATCAATGATGAAGAGGTACATCTTGTAGAACGAGTAGCTGCTGTAGCTTCGCTAGTGAGAGAATACTATAATGTATACAATTTTGAAGAAACAAAAAAAGCAATTAAATACGGTTTTGAATTACTAGACCAGTTTAAGAATATTCAACAATATAAAATTTTCGATTATGTTTTGCACACGTATGATTACCTTCTGAGAGAAGAACATACTAAATTTGAGAACCTTGTCATAAAAGAATTTATTCCCTTTTTAGAGAAAAATAAAGATTTTGCTAATGTAATCATCTATGCAGATTTATTAGCAAAGCATTTCGAAAAGCAATATAAATACAAAGACGCAACAAAATATTATAAAGTGGCTAATTTTGCCTATGAGCAAATTACAAATATTTAG
- the putP gene encoding sodium/proline symporter PutP, whose amino-acid sequence MGLTTLITFIVYLIGMLVIGVIMYRMTNDLSDYVLGGRNLGPGVAALSAGASDMSGWLLLGLPGAIYASGMSEAWMAIGLATGAYLNWQFVAKRLRIYTEVSNNAITIPDFLENRFKDKSHILRVISALVILLFFTFYTSSGMVAGAKLFEASFGLSYQSALWIGTIVVVSYTLLGGFLAVAWTDFIQGILMFLALIAVPIVALNEMGGWSAAVQAVGEIEPSHLNMVKGVGIMAIISSLAWGLGYFGQPHIIVRFMALRSAKDVPKAKFIGTAWMILGLYGAIFTGFIGLAFISTQEVPILGKFGIDVVNEGGLQMLADPEKIFIAFSQILFHPVIAGILLAAILSAIMSTIDSQLLVSSSAVAEDFYKAIFRKKASGKELVWVGRIATLGIALIAAIIAMNPESSVLELVSYAWAGFGAAFGPIILLSLFWRGITRNGALAGIIVGAGTVIIWGEFLSGGIFDLYEIVPGFLLNLLVTIIFSMFSKPAPEIEAEFTETLTKLKE is encoded by the coding sequence GTGGGTCTCACAACCTTGATTACTTTTATTGTTTATTTAATTGGAATGCTTGTCATAGGTGTCATCATGTACCGCATGACAAATGATTTATCAGATTACGTGCTTGGAGGACGAAACCTGGGGCCAGGGGTAGCGGCACTGAGCGCAGGAGCATCGGATATGAGTGGATGGCTATTACTTGGATTGCCAGGCGCTATTTATGCTTCGGGAATGTCGGAGGCCTGGATGGCAATAGGACTTGCTACAGGTGCATATTTAAATTGGCAGTTCGTTGCCAAGCGATTACGCATTTATACAGAAGTATCAAATAACGCAATTACCATTCCAGATTTTCTGGAGAACCGCTTTAAAGACAAATCGCATATTCTACGTGTTATTTCTGCTTTAGTAATTTTACTGTTCTTCACTTTTTATACTTCATCAGGAATGGTTGCCGGAGCAAAACTTTTTGAAGCTTCGTTTGGATTATCCTATCAATCTGCTCTTTGGATTGGAACCATCGTGGTAGTTTCATATACTTTGCTGGGAGGATTTCTGGCGGTAGCCTGGACCGATTTTATTCAAGGAATCTTAATGTTTTTAGCATTGATTGCTGTCCCGATTGTAGCCTTAAATGAAATGGGAGGATGGTCAGCAGCAGTACAGGCTGTTGGTGAAATAGAACCAAGTCATTTGAATATGGTCAAGGGAGTAGGAATCATGGCGATTATTTCATCCCTCGCATGGGGACTGGGCTATTTTGGTCAGCCACATATTATTGTGCGTTTTATGGCATTAAGATCGGCTAAAGATGTGCCAAAAGCAAAATTCATTGGTACTGCTTGGATGATTTTAGGGCTATACGGGGCTATCTTTACAGGCTTTATCGGGCTTGCCTTTATTAGTACCCAGGAAGTGCCTATTCTTGGAAAGTTTGGAATTGATGTAGTAAACGAGGGTGGCCTGCAAATGTTGGCAGATCCGGAGAAAATCTTTATCGCTTTTTCGCAAATTCTATTTCATCCGGTGATTGCAGGTATATTGCTTGCAGCTATATTATCAGCCATTATGAGTACCATTGACTCTCAATTACTAGTATCCTCATCTGCAGTTGCGGAAGATTTCTATAAGGCTATTTTCCGCAAAAAAGCTTCCGGAAAAGAATTAGTATGGGTTGGCCGTATTGCTACATTGGGGATTGCTTTAATTGCGGCGATTATTGCAATGAATCCGGAAAGCTCTGTACTGGAATTGGTCAGCTACGCATGGGCAGGCTTTGGTGCAGCGTTTGGACCGATTATTCTCTTGTCCTTATTTTGGAGAGGCATTACTCGAAATGGAGCGCTTGCAGGAATCATTGTAGGTGCTGGAACGGTTATTATATGGGGGGAATTCCTATCAGGTGGAATTTTTGATTTATATGAAATAGTTCCAGGATTTCTGTTGAACTTACTTGTTACTATTATCTTCAGTATGTTTAGTAAGCCAGCACCGGAAATAGAAGCAGAGTTTACCGAAACGTTGACGAAATTAAAAGAATAA
- the gatC gene encoding Asp-tRNA(Asn)/Glu-tRNA(Gln) amidotransferase subunit GatC, translating into MADITKEQVKHVANLARLAITEEEAEMFQGQLNSIISFAEQLNELDTEGVEPTTHVLDLKNVLRKDEPKEWITQEEALKNAPDKKDGHYRVPSILE; encoded by the coding sequence ATGGCTGATATCACCAAAGAACAGGTTAAACATGTTGCGAATTTGGCAAGACTTGCAATTACAGAAGAAGAAGCAGAAATGTTTCAGGGACAGTTGAATTCCATTATTTCCTTTGCGGAGCAATTAAATGAATTGGATACAGAAGGTGTAGAACCAACTACACACGTATTAGATTTAAAGAACGTATTACGCAAGGACGAGCCGAAGGAATGGATTACACAAGAGGAAGCACTGAAAAATGCTCCTGATAAAAAAGATGGACATTATCGCGTGCCATCCATTTTGGAATAG
- the gatA gene encoding Asp-tRNA(Asn)/Glu-tRNA(Gln) amidotransferase subunit GatA, with protein MSLFDYTIKELEEKIHNKEVTVEDLVDTSYKRIKEVDGQVHAFLTLNEESAREEAKKLDAAADQTASLFGMPAGIKDNIVTKALRTTCASQFLDNFDDPLYNATVVDKLASQQAVTIGKLNMDEFAMGSSNENSSYTPTRNPWNTDYVPGGSSGGSAASVAAGEVLFSLGSDTGGSIRQPAAFCGVVGLKPTYGRVSRFGLVAFASSLDQIGPITRNVEDNARVLEVIAGIDPMDSTSANVDVPKYTEALTGDVKGLKIAVPKEYLAEGVAPEVKESVLQALKVYESLGATWEEVSLPHSKYAVATYYLLSSSEASANLARFDGVRYGVRSENADNMIDMFKKSRSEGFGEEVKRRIMLGTFALSSGYYDAYYKKAQKVRTLIKNDFDKIFEDYDVVIGPTTPTPAFKVGEKIDDPLTMYANDILTIPVNLAGVPGISLPCGFSEKGLPFGLQIIGKHFDESTVYRAAHAYEQATDHHKKRPQLGGAN; from the coding sequence ATGTCATTATTTGATTACACGATAAAAGAACTGGAAGAGAAAATACATAATAAAGAAGTTACGGTCGAGGATCTCGTAGACACTTCTTATAAACGTATTAAAGAAGTGGATGGACAGGTTCATGCTTTCTTAACATTAAATGAAGAAAGTGCAAGAGAAGAAGCAAAGAAATTAGATGCTGCAGCTGATCAAACTGCAAGTCTTTTCGGTATGCCAGCAGGGATTAAGGATAATATTGTAACGAAAGCGTTGCGCACAACCTGTGCCAGCCAATTCTTGGATAACTTTGATGACCCGTTATATAATGCAACGGTTGTTGATAAGCTGGCAAGCCAACAAGCAGTAACAATTGGAAAATTAAACATGGATGAATTTGCTATGGGTTCATCTAATGAAAATTCAAGCTATACACCAACACGTAACCCATGGAATACCGATTATGTTCCAGGGGGCTCCAGTGGTGGCTCTGCAGCTTCTGTAGCGGCAGGAGAAGTGTTATTCTCCCTAGGGTCTGATACAGGTGGATCGATTCGTCAGCCTGCAGCATTCTGTGGTGTGGTTGGATTGAAGCCGACATATGGCCGTGTATCTCGTTTTGGTCTTGTAGCATTTGCATCCTCCTTGGATCAAATTGGACCGATCACCCGTAATGTGGAAGATAATGCTCGCGTGCTAGAAGTAATCGCTGGAATCGACCCGATGGATTCTACTAGTGCCAATGTAGATGTACCAAAGTATACAGAAGCACTAACAGGAGATGTCAAAGGATTAAAGATCGCAGTACCAAAGGAATATCTTGCTGAAGGTGTTGCGCCTGAGGTGAAGGAATCTGTACTTCAAGCATTGAAAGTATATGAATCGCTTGGTGCAACATGGGAAGAGGTTTCCTTACCACATTCTAAATATGCGGTAGCAACCTACTATCTGCTTTCATCATCTGAGGCATCAGCAAACCTTGCTCGTTTTGATGGAGTAAGATACGGTGTGCGCAGTGAAAATGCAGATAATATGATCGATATGTTCAAAAAATCCCGTAGTGAAGGCTTTGGTGAAGAAGTGAAGCGTCGTATTATGCTTGGAACCTTTGCATTAAGCTCGGGCTACTATGATGCTTACTATAAAAAAGCACAAAAAGTTCGTACATTAATCAAAAATGACTTTGATAAGATTTTCGAAGACTATGATGTAGTTATCGGACCAACAACCCCAACTCCAGCATTTAAAGTTGGAGAGAAAATAGATGATCCACTAACCATGTATGCAAATGACATCCTTACTATTCCGGTTAACCTTGCAGGCGTACCAGGAATTTCTTTACCATGTGGTTTCTCTGAAAAAGGCTTACCATTCGGATTGCAAATTATCGGAAAGCATTTTGATGAGAGTACGGTTTATCGTGCAGCACATGCCTATGAACAGGCAACAGACCACCATAAAAAACGACCTCAACTAGGAGGTGCCAACTAA
- the gatB gene encoding Asp-tRNA(Asn)/Glu-tRNA(Gln) amidotransferase subunit GatB, giving the protein MNFETIIGLEVHVELKTNSKIFSPSVNAFGTDANTNVNPIDLGYPGTLPVLNEEAVNFAMKAAMALNCEIATDTKFDRKNYFYPDNPKAYQISQFDKPIGENGWIEIEVNGEKKRIGITRLHLEEDAGKLTHGNDGYSLVDFNRQGTPLIEIVSEPDMRSPEEAYAYLEKLKNIIQYTGVSDVKMEEGSLRCDANISLRPVGQEEFGTKAELKNLNSFSFVQKGLEFEEKRQEKVLLTGGEILQETRRYDEKTKETILMRIKEGSDDYRYFPEPDLVPLYIDDAWKERIRKEIPELPDARKKRYIEELGLPAYDAAVLTSSKEMADFFEAALQDGADMKQVSNWLMGEVSAYMNKHYKELHDLAITPPALAKMIKLIEDGTISSKIAKKVFAELVENGGDPEQIVKDKGLVQISDEGQLREIIAQVLAENEQSIIDYKNGKDKAQKYLVGQVMKATKGQANPPMVNKILVEELDKK; this is encoded by the coding sequence ATGAATTTCGAAACAATTATCGGATTAGAAGTGCACGTGGAATTAAAAACAAACTCGAAAATTTTCAGTCCTAGTGTGAACGCATTTGGAACGGACGCGAACACGAATGTAAACCCAATCGATTTAGGGTATCCTGGGACGTTACCAGTGTTAAATGAAGAAGCAGTTAACTTTGCAATGAAGGCTGCTATGGCGCTAAATTGTGAAATTGCGACAGATACAAAGTTTGATCGTAAGAACTATTTTTACCCGGACAATCCAAAGGCATATCAAATTTCACAGTTTGATAAACCAATCGGTGAAAACGGTTGGATTGAGATCGAAGTAAATGGTGAAAAGAAGCGTATCGGAATCACTCGTCTTCACTTAGAGGAAGATGCAGGAAAGCTGACTCATGGTAATGATGGCTATTCGCTAGTAGACTTTAACCGTCAAGGGACGCCACTCATTGAAATTGTTTCCGAGCCGGATATGCGTTCACCGGAAGAGGCTTATGCTTATCTGGAGAAATTAAAAAATATTATCCAATATACAGGCGTTTCCGATGTGAAGATGGAAGAAGGTTCCCTTCGCTGTGATGCCAATATTTCTTTACGCCCAGTTGGACAGGAAGAGTTTGGTACAAAAGCAGAATTGAAGAACTTGAACAGCTTTAGCTTTGTACAAAAAGGACTTGAATTTGAAGAAAAACGCCAAGAGAAAGTTCTTTTAACTGGTGGGGAGATTTTACAGGAAACCCGCCGTTATGATGAAAAAACAAAAGAAACTATTCTCATGCGTATTAAGGAAGGGTCAGACGATTATCGTTACTTCCCTGAACCGGATCTGGTTCCATTATATATTGATGATGCTTGGAAGGAACGTATTCGTAAAGAAATCCCAGAGCTTCCTGATGCTCGCAAAAAGCGCTATATTGAAGAGTTGGGGCTACCTGCATATGACGCAGCTGTTCTAACAAGCTCGAAGGAAATGGCTGACTTTTTTGAAGCTGCGTTACAAGATGGTGCTGATATGAAGCAGGTATCCAACTGGTTAATGGGCGAGGTATCCGCTTATATGAACAAGCATTATAAAGAACTGCATGATCTTGCTATAACTCCACCAGCTCTTGCAAAAATGATTAAGCTAATAGAAGATGGTACTATATCATCTAAAATTGCCAAAAAGGTATTTGCAGAGTTAGTAGAAAATGGCGGAGATCCAGAGCAGATCGTGAAGGACAAAGGTCTTGTACAGATTTCCGATGAAGGTCAGCTAAGAGAAATTATTGCTCAAGTTCTTGCTGAAAATGAACAATCCATAATTGATTATAAAAATGGAAAAGATAAAGCACAAAAGTACTTAGTAGGACAAGTAATGAAAGCAACCAAAGGACAGGCAAACCCTCCAATGGTGAATAAGATTCTTGTGGAAGAGCTTGATAAGAAGTAA
- a CDS encoding diacylglycerol kinase has translation MKKARIIYNPTSGREAFKKELATVLERFEVAGYETSAHATTCEGDAIHAARIAVERGFDLVVAAGGDGTINEVINGLAEQENRPKLGIIPVGTTNDFARALSIPRDIKKAVDVILEDQSMFLDIGRVNDHYFMNIAGGGKLTELTYEVPSKLKTMLGQLAYYMKGMEMLPSLKPIRAKIEYDDNIIDEDIMLFLVSNTNSVGGFEKLAPEANMHDGYFDLLILRKTNLAEFIRIASLALRGAHLDDKNVIYAKAKKIKVTTDEKMQLNIDGEFGGLLPGEFINLQEHIEFFVPKAFMEKEMNRELPS, from the coding sequence ATGAAGAAGGCCCGAATCATTTATAACCCGACATCTGGACGGGAAGCTTTTAAAAAAGAACTGGCGACCGTTTTAGAGCGTTTTGAAGTCGCAGGATATGAAACATCTGCACACGCAACTACTTGTGAAGGTGATGCCATCCATGCAGCAAGAATAGCTGTAGAGAGAGGCTTTGATTTAGTTGTTGCAGCTGGTGGAGATGGTACGATTAATGAAGTCATAAATGGCTTGGCAGAGCAGGAGAATAGGCCAAAATTGGGTATTATACCAGTCGGCACAACAAACGACTTTGCCAGAGCATTAAGTATCCCTCGTGACATAAAAAAAGCGGTTGATGTAATTTTAGAAGATCAATCCATGTTTTTAGATATAGGAAGAGTAAACGATCACTATTTTATGAATATCGCAGGTGGCGGTAAGCTGACAGAATTGACCTATGAGGTACCAAGTAAGCTTAAGACAATGCTTGGACAGTTGGCTTATTATATGAAGGGAATGGAGATGCTTCCTTCGTTAAAGCCGATCCGCGCCAAAATAGAGTATGATGATAACATCATCGATGAGGATATTATGCTGTTCTTAGTTTCCAACACGAATTCAGTTGGAGGATTTGAGAAGCTTGCTCCAGAAGCAAATATGCATGATGGCTATTTTGACTTGTTAATTTTACGTAAAACAAATCTTGCGGAATTTATTCGCATTGCTTCTTTGGCATTGCGAGGAGCACATTTAGACGATAAAAATGTAATTTATGCAAAAGCTAAGAAAATAAAAGTAACTACTGATGAAAAAATGCAGTTGAATATTGACGGAGAATTCGGTGGCCTGCTCCCAGGTGAGTTTATTAATTTGCAGGAGCATATCGAATTTTTCGTACCAAAAGCGTTTATGGAGAAAGAAATGAACAGGGAACTTCCGTCATAG
- the rlmD gene encoding 23S rRNA (uracil(1939)-C(5))-methyltransferase RlmD produces the protein MGKQAAPVKKNETVTISFEDLTHEGNGVGKIDGYPLFVPHGLPGEEAEVKVVKVNKNFGFGKLLKVIKSSPQRVEPPCDVYYKCGGCQLQHMSYAMQLEMKQNQVKNVMRKIAHMEHVPVHSTIGMEDPWRYRNKISIPVGERNGELITGFYQKRSHHIIEDMDTCVIQDEVNDRMVEAVRRIADRLGIQAYDEKKDRGVLRHIMVRTGRATNDTMIVLVTRTDKLPYQEQLVKELTETFPHVKSIVHNINNKQTNVILGRKTKLVWGEEYIYDTIGDIRFAISAKSFYQVNPPQTKKLYDKALEYAEIEPNDIVIDAYCGIGTISLFLAQKAKKVFGVEVVPEAISDAKMNARINGITNAEFVVGEAEKVMPWWKAQGLQPDVIVVDPPRKGCEVDFLQAMIDMKPKKIVYVSCNPSTLARDLKILDEGGYETKEVQPVDMFPQTNHVECVVRLELK, from the coding sequence ATGGGAAAACAAGCAGCACCGGTTAAAAAGAATGAAACAGTGACAATAAGCTTTGAAGATCTTACACATGAAGGAAATGGTGTAGGCAAAATTGACGGTTATCCATTATTTGTACCTCATGGTCTTCCTGGTGAGGAAGCAGAAGTAAAGGTAGTAAAAGTTAATAAAAACTTTGGGTTCGGAAAGCTATTAAAAGTGATAAAGTCAAGTCCACAGCGTGTTGAGCCACCTTGTGATGTGTATTACAAATGTGGTGGCTGCCAATTACAGCATATGAGCTATGCCATGCAGCTGGAAATGAAGCAAAATCAAGTGAAAAATGTTATGCGGAAGATCGCCCATATGGAACACGTACCAGTGCATTCGACTATAGGGATGGAGGACCCGTGGCGTTATCGTAATAAAATTTCCATTCCTGTGGGTGAACGAAATGGAGAACTTATTACAGGCTTTTACCAAAAACGAAGTCATCATATTATTGAAGATATGGACACATGTGTGATTCAGGATGAAGTGAATGATCGGATGGTAGAAGCTGTTCGTCGTATTGCAGATCGCCTTGGAATTCAAGCATATGACGAGAAGAAAGACCGTGGAGTGTTAAGGCATATTATGGTACGTACAGGGAGAGCAACCAATGATACGATGATAGTACTCGTTACCAGAACGGACAAGCTACCATACCAGGAGCAGTTAGTTAAGGAATTAACGGAAACCTTTCCACACGTGAAATCTATCGTGCATAACATTAATAATAAGCAAACAAACGTAATTTTAGGTCGAAAAACGAAATTGGTCTGGGGAGAAGAATATATTTACGACACGATCGGAGACATTCGCTTTGCCATCTCTGCAAAGTCATTTTATCAGGTGAATCCTCCACAGACGAAGAAACTCTATGACAAAGCCCTGGAATATGCTGAAATTGAACCTAATGACATTGTAATTGATGCATATTGTGGTATTGGAACGATTTCTTTGTTCCTGGCACAGAAAGCCAAAAAGGTATTTGGTGTGGAAGTTGTTCCAGAAGCCATTAGTGATGCTAAAATGAACGCAAGAATAAATGGGATTACCAATGCAGAATTCGTAGTAGGAGAAGCAGAAAAGGTGATGCCATGGTGGAAGGCACAAGGATTGCAGCCAGACGTAATTGTGGTAGATCCCCCAAGAAAGGGCTGTGAAGTGGATTTTCTACAGGCGATGATCGACATGAAGCCAAAGAAAATTGTTTACGTATCATGCAACCCATCTACCTTGGCAAGAGATCTTAAAATCCTTGATGAAGGCGGGTATGAAACGAAAGAAGTGCAGCCTGTCGATATGTTTCCGCAGACAAATCATGTCGAGTGTGTTGTGAGGTTGGAGTTGAAGTAA
- a CDS encoding ATP-binding cassette domain-containing protein, translating to MAENKDEIILKGLQENNLKNIDINIPKEKINVFTGISGSGKSSVVFDTLATESRRQMTLNYPLYVRNQMPRYERPHADLMQHLSPVVVVEQKAVGSNSRSTVGTYMDIHPLIRLLFSRIGSPPIGTATDFSSQSSFGKCPECNGYGEIIAPDLDKIIDLDKSLREYAVKFKPLSPSGWQGRWVITGGLFNPDIPIKDYPKEKFDLLIYGPPEGERVFAPFHTKDGPHDHEWDGLLPRFTRLYINRDVSKLKQTSQDDVLAVSTHTLCPVCEGSGLNPKVLECKINGFNIAEYDQLELTELLVELSKITDPIGNSIAQQAIPNVQQLVELGLGYLSLARKMGTLSGGEAQRVKIARHLGSSLNNMTYIFDEPSAGLHPEEIDKLIYMLKTLRDNHNTVVIIEHNLSVINAADEIIEMGPGAGVHGGEIVYQGELEGLNKASEITDLSHKPIINETPRDTEAYFTITKATDNNLKNISLKIPKNVLVSVCGVSGSGKSSLMFKAFKEKYPDTIAVSQGSIGTSSRSTLATYMGIMDDIRAIFAKETGQPAGLFSFNSLGACPYCDGKGVTIPDVAFADPITVTCEACGGTRYSKEALSYYYRGKNIVEILELTIDETNNYFTLPKIVKKVNTLKDVGLEYLTLGQKTSSLSGGEVQRLKLASQLKKEGQIYLLDEPSLGLHAQDNGKLLDVFYSLVNKGNSVIIIEHNLDFLAASDWVIEMGPAGGKEGGYVLFEGTPTHMLQANTPTAKWLIEATNN from the coding sequence GTGGCGGAAAATAAAGATGAAATTATCTTAAAAGGACTTCAAGAAAACAATTTAAAAAATATAGATATCAATATACCTAAAGAGAAGATAAATGTATTTACTGGTATTTCAGGTTCAGGAAAAAGTTCAGTTGTTTTTGATACATTGGCAACGGAAAGCAGAAGGCAAATGACGTTGAATTATCCTCTTTATGTCAGAAATCAGATGCCAAGATATGAAAGGCCTCATGCTGATCTGATGCAGCATTTAAGTCCAGTTGTAGTAGTAGAGCAGAAAGCTGTTGGAAGTAATTCTCGTTCAACAGTTGGTACCTATATGGACATTCATCCATTGATTCGACTATTGTTCTCTCGTATTGGCAGTCCTCCTATAGGCACAGCAACCGATTTTTCTAGCCAGAGTTCTTTTGGCAAATGTCCTGAATGTAACGGGTACGGTGAAATAATTGCTCCTGATTTAGATAAGATTATTGACCTGGATAAGTCACTTCGAGAATATGCAGTAAAATTTAAACCTTTATCCCCTTCTGGTTGGCAAGGCAGATGGGTGATTACTGGTGGATTATTTAACCCTGACATTCCGATAAAGGATTATCCAAAAGAAAAGTTTGATTTACTCATTTATGGACCACCAGAAGGAGAACGTGTCTTCGCGCCTTTCCATACGAAAGATGGTCCACATGACCATGAGTGGGATGGATTACTACCTAGGTTTACGCGTCTTTACATAAACAGGGATGTATCAAAGTTAAAACAAACATCTCAGGATGATGTTTTAGCTGTGTCTACACATACATTATGTCCCGTTTGTGAAGGTTCAGGCCTAAATCCTAAAGTTCTGGAATGTAAAATAAATGGCTTCAATATTGCAGAATATGATCAATTGGAATTGACAGAATTACTGGTAGAGTTGTCTAAAATAACAGACCCAATTGGAAACTCCATCGCACAACAGGCTATCCCAAATGTCCAGCAACTTGTTGAGTTAGGATTAGGTTATTTGAGTCTGGCAAGGAAAATGGGAACACTGTCTGGTGGTGAAGCCCAACGAGTTAAGATTGCTCGTCATCTGGGGAGTAGCCTAAACAATATGACGTACATTTTCGACGAACCTAGTGCCGGGCTACATCCAGAAGAAATAGATAAATTGATATACATGCTCAAAACATTGCGTGATAATCATAATACGGTAGTTATTATTGAACATAATCTCTCTGTGATAAATGCAGCAGATGAAATAATTGAGATGGGCCCAGGAGCGGGTGTGCATGGCGGAGAAATAGTATATCAAGGTGAACTGGAAGGATTAAATAAAGCTTCTGAGATTACGGACCTGTCTCATAAGCCTATTATAAACGAAACTCCCAGAGACACAGAAGCATATTTTACTATAACAAAAGCGACAGATAATAACCTCAAAAATATTAGTTTGAAGATACCAAAGAATGTCTTAGTCTCTGTATGTGGAGTTTCTGGTTCAGGAAAAAGCTCTTTAATGTTTAAGGCATTCAAAGAAAAGTACCCGGACACTATAGCGGTAAGCCAAGGGAGTATTGGAACATCCAGCCGTTCGACACTTGCTACTTATATGGGAATTATGGATGATATTCGTGCAATTTTTGCGAAGGAAACTGGCCAGCCAGCAGGTTTGTTTAGCTTTAACTCTTTAGGGGCATGCCCTTATTGTGATGGAAAGGGTGTCACCATTCCAGACGTAGCCTTTGCAGACCCGATAACTGTCACTTGTGAAGCTTGCGGAGGCACAAGGTATTCGAAAGAAGCATTATCTTATTACTACCGAGGAAAGAATATAGTGGAGATTTTGGAACTTACGATAGATGAAACAAATAATTATTTTACATTGCCAAAGATCGTGAAAAAGGTAAATACGCTAAAGGATGTAGGATTGGAGTATTTGACATTAGGACAAAAAACAAGCTCTCTAAGTGGTGGCGAAGTACAGCGGCTTAAGCTGGCCAGCCAACTGAAGAAAGAGGGGCAAATCTATTTGTTAGACGAACCATCATTAGGGCTGCATGCACAGGATAATGGCAAACTTTTAGATGTCTTTTATAGCCTCGTAAATAAAGGGAATTCGGTTATTATCATTGAACACAATTTGGATTTTCTTGCAGCAAGTGATTGGGTCATTGAAATGGGCCCAGCAGGAGGAAAAGAAGGGGGATATGTTCTGTTTGAAGGAACACCGACACATATGCTACAAGCAAACACACCAACAGCAAAGTGGTTAATAGAGGCCACTAATAACTAA